The following are from one region of the Quercus robur chromosome 1, dhQueRobu3.1, whole genome shotgun sequence genome:
- the LOC126733268 gene encoding uncharacterized protein LOC126733268 has translation MVMVLRYVDTNGFVRERFYGIVHVVDTTAVTLKKEIYYLFSNYCLDIQNIRGQGYDGASNMRASDIAYLIDIEELETGKGLNQMELNHQFSEHAMELLTLSSALDPREAYESIRVNDICSLVDNFYPIDFIDNEKNDLKKELDLYKYDVVQHSGFKNLKNISELCQWMVRTRKSEYYPLISRVVKLVLTLPISTAITDKYYKSSRMRFRAFSLVLMMVSSCLAAEKKTLSAKMNMKAQKPLFDNEKVDVGYGGSTVNNHHYILREDFNNNNNGGSGNSGNGNG, from the exons ATGGTTATGGTTTTAAGATATGTTgatacaaatggctttgtgcgaGAACGATTTTATGGGATTGTTCATGTTGTTGACACTACAGCAGTAACCCTTAAAAAGGAGATATATTATTTGTTCTCCAATTATTGCTTAGATATCCAAAACATTCGGGGGCAAGGATATGATGGTGCAAGCAATATGCGGG CTTCTGACATTgcatatttgattgatattgaAGAGCTTGAGACTGGGAAAGGACTTAATCAGATG GAACTAAATCATCAGTTTAGTGAGCATGCCATGGAGTTACTTACGCTTAGCTCAGCTTTAGACCCTCGAGAGGCATATGAATCTATTAGAGTCAATGATATTTGTTCATTGGTAGATAATTTCTATCCAATAGACTTCATAGATAATGAAAAGAATGATTTGAAAAAGGAACTTGATCTTTATAAGTATGATGTAGTTCAGCATTCAGGGttcaagaatttgaaaaatatttcagAATTGTGCCAATGGATGGTGAGAACTAGAAAATCAGAATACTATCCACTTATTTCTAGAGTGGTCAAGCTTGTGCTTACTCTTCCCATTTCTACTGCAATTACAGA CAAATACTACAAAAGCTCAAGAATGAGGTTTCGAGCATTTTCCCTTGTCCTGATGATGGTGAGCTCTTGCTTGGCTGCAGAAAAAAAGACTTTATCGGCCAAAATGAATATGAAAGCTCAAAAGCCGCTTTTtgataatgaaaaagttgaCGTTGGGTATGGTGGAAGCACTGTGAATAATCATCATTACATTCTTAGGGAGGATttcaataacaacaacaatggtGGCAGCGGTAACAGTGGGAATGGCAATGGGTAA